The following proteins are co-located in the Castanea sativa cultivar Marrone di Chiusa Pesio chromosome 8, ASM4071231v1 genome:
- the LOC142608334 gene encoding zinc finger CCCH domain-containing protein 15: MQTDSSSSTVTANTMSASPFKSQLFHPNDVVYSSLYSSPPTYSSDSLNSDSVSNSNSDSNRLYHSRTVQEHQEIVNRNSLYLTRLREATGEVEALRQENSHLHVVNRELNKQLSLLIHALLRSSATSNDFTTAASFSALDAAFRRLRIGGVGGGGGGMNEGSDHDHDQIPWDDVAAVPDLIESPTSVIESGRLQNADVERFSLPKSISVRSNGYLKNNQPAGSTRTTRTATRPRPASPLIATQKVYVPGVKKEEEPLELEVYNQGMYKTELCNKWQETGECPYGDNCQFAHGVEELRPVLRHPRYKTEVCRMVLNGVVCPYGHRCHFRHALTEQERAMGPLLPRAIKLER, encoded by the exons atgcaaaccgACTCGTCGTCGAGCACCGTCACCGCGAACACCATGTCCGCTTCGCCGTTCAAGTCGCAACTGTTCCATCCAAACGATGTCGTTTACAGCTCTCTCTACAGCTCTCCTCCGACCTACTCCTCCGACTCGCTGAATTCGGACTCGGTCTCCAACTCGAACTCCGACTCCAACCGGCTGTACCACTCTCGGACCGTACAGGAGCACCAGGAGATCGTGAACCGGAATTCGCTGTACCTCACTCGCCTCCGAGAGGCCACCGGAGAAGTGGAGGCTCTCCGCCAGGAGAACAGCCACCTCCACGTCGTCAACCGCGAGCTCAACAAGCAACTCAGCCTCCTCATCCACGCTTTGCTCCGCTCCTCCGCCACCTCCAACGACTTCACCACTGCGGCGTCGTTTTCTGCTCTCGACGCCGCGTTTCGAAGGCTGAGAATCGGAGGagttggaggaggaggaggaggaatgAACGAAGGAAGCGATCACGATCACGATCAGATCCCCTGGGATGACGTGGCGGCGGTGCCAGATCTGATTGAGAGTCCGACGAGCGTGATCGAGAGCGGAAGGCTCCAGAACGCTGACGTGGAGCGCTTCTCGTTACCGAAGAGTATCTCCGTCAGGTCTAATGGTTACTTGAAGAACAATCAACCTGCCGGTTCCACTCGCACGACTCGGACCGCGACTCGGCCTCGACCCGCGAGTCCACTCATCGCCACG CAAAAGGTGTATGTGCCTGGAGTGAAGAAAGAGGAGGAGCCACTGGAATTAGAAGTGTACAACCAGGGAATGTACAAGACGGAGCTATGCAACAAATGGCAAGAGACCGGAGAGTGCCCTTACGGAGACAACTGCCAGTTTGCCCACGGTGTAGAGGAGCTCCGCCCAGTCCTCCGCCACCCACGCTACAAGACCGAAGTCTGCAGGATGGTCCTTAATGGTGTTGTCTGCCCCTATGGTCATCGATGCCACTTCCGCCACGCACTCACTGAACAAGAGAGAGCCATGGGTCCTCTTTTGCCCAGGGCAATAAAGCTCGAAAGGTAA
- the LOC142605618 gene encoding putative zinc finger protein At1g68190 — protein sequence MEKICEFCTALRPVVYCKSDAAHLCLSCDAKVHSANALSSRHLRSLLCDLCRYHPAHVRCTDHRMFMCRSCDRSLHDGTSQHQKQVISSYMGCPSAKDFAALWGFELNELGNSTRPDHFSSTSHISEDSSVVNLAIPRQSCSQIGGPSVLCAVNPATLGSSTESEVGSSSQQSKIYKGQQQHSSHIMQQILDLKRLQLTDGSNLLPMIRGKEQTDISSSIHYNPEFDENLDQHSQLSQDGSLLELKVETLPFTFSQMEHLPSSSNVGLPVPGESFWQCKSPIQSSQLWSQNMQDLGVCEELYNEDFNIPDVDLTFRNFEELFGGDQDPIRSLLDDKDISCSSIERDFSHDTSEYVHLRAMEDVASSVYITHSAHMEKDMGPSSQVHYLSRSMDCPCPIQPSYSTLSFSVSRFSAESNGTDCLDSGLSPYTIGGEPSNNSPELDGAHLEAREIAKMRYKEKKKSRLHEKQIRYPARKARADVRKRVKGRFVKKENYDSDFIDVTQSY from the exons ATGGAGAAAATTTGTGAATTCTGCACGGCTTTGAGGCCAGTTGTTTACTGTAAATCCGATGCAGCACATCTTTGTCTTTCCTGTGATGCAAAAGTCCATTCAGCCAATGCGCTTTCTAGTCGGCATCTGCGAAGCCTCCTCTGTGACTTGTGCAGATACCACCCAGCTCATGTTCGCTGCACAGATCATCGAATGTTCATGTGTCGCAGCTGTGATAGAAGCCTGCATGATGGCACTTCCCAGCATCAGAAACAGGTCATCAGCAGTTACATGGGATGCCCTTCTGCTAAGGATTTTGCAGCATTGTGGGGTTTTGAACTTAATGAACTAGGCAATAGTACTCGACCAGATCACTTTTCGTCCACTTCACATATTTCTGAGGATTCCAGCGTGGTAAATTTGGCTATTCCAAGGCAATCTTGCTCACAAATTGGAGGCCCTTCAGTGTTATGTGCAGTGAATCCTGCAACTCTAGGCTCTAGTACAGAATCTGAAGTGGGATCAAGCAGTCAACAAAGTAAG ATATATAAAGGTCAACAGCAGCACTCTAGCCATATTATGCAACAGATTCTTGACTTGAAAAGGCTTCAGCTCACTGATGGCTCTAACCTTTTGCCTATGATACGTGGCAAAGAACAAACTGACATATCTTCCTCAATACATTACAATCCTGAGTTTGATGAAAACCTTGATCAGCATTCACAACTTTCCCAGGACGGTTCACTTCTGGAGCTAAAAGTGGAGACTTTGCCGTTTACATTTTCACAAATGGAGCATTTACCTTCATCTTCAAATGTTGGACTTCCTGTGCCTGGAGAGTCCTTCTGGCAATGTAAAAGTCCAATTCAAAGTAGTCAG TTATGGTCTCAAAATATGCAAGACCTCGGGGTTTGTGAGGAACTTTACAATGAAGATTTCAACATACCAGATGTTGATTTAACATTCCGAAATTTCGAAGAGCTATTTGGAGGTGATCAGGATCCAATCAGGTCTCTACTTGATGATAAAGACATCTCATGCTCTTCCATAGAGAGGGATTTTTCCCATGATACATCAGAATATGTCCATCTAAGAGCTATGGAG GATGTGGCTTCTTCTGTTTACATCACTCATTCAGCTCACATGGAAAAAGACATGGGTCCTTCTAGTCAAGTTCATTACCTTTCAAGAAGCATGGATTGCCCTTGTCCAATACAACCGTCTTATTCAACTCTGTCATTCTCTGTTTCAAGGTTTAGTGCTGAGAGCAATGGAACTGATTGTCTTGACAGTGGACTTTCTCCTTACACTATAGGAGGCGAACCTTCAAACAATTCACCTGAGCTTGATGGTGCACATTTGGAGGCCAGAGAAATTGCCAAGATGAGGtacaaagagaagaagaaatctcGACT gcatgaaaaacaaattagatACCCCGCTCGGAAAGCTAGAGCTGATGTTCGGAAGCGGGTAAAAGGCAGATTTGTAAAGAAAGAGAACTATGACTCTGATTTTATTGATGTGACACAAAGCTATTAG